AAGATCGGCTTGCCGTCCGGAGTCTTGGGATACTTCTCATGCATCGCCTTCAGAACATTCAGTAGATCGTCCAAATTGTTCAGCTTTGGCGCCCCTACTCCTTTGTAATAATCCCAAGGCATGATCGGGCTCGAGTAAGGAAGTGTTTCCGAGAAGGTCGTAGGCGATGTGTCGGCTTCAAAAGTCGGCAGCCCGTAGATCTTGCCATCCGGATTCACATCCTTAAAGGCGGCATTGAAAGGCTTGAAATGCTTGTCTACATATTGGGACAGGTATTTGGTATTTTTGATCTTATCCGTAAGATCCATGATCATGCCGGCCTTGATCAAATCACTGAACTGATTGTTGTCGACAATGACAAGATCGCCCAAATCGCCGGCCGCGGTTCTCGTCTTGTATAACTGATCGCCGGCAACCGAAGGAGAAAGAATGTTCAACGTGATATTGAACTTATCCTTGAGCAGCTTTCCATACCACCCCGTCTGCTCGCCTTGGTAGTTGGCCGCATTGTCGAAAACGGTAATCGTCAGCGGTTTGCTGCTGCCGGTCCCGGTCTGGGATGAGGCTCCTCCATTGGCCGAGCCGGTTGCCGGGGATGAAGCCGTATTATCGGATGAGCCTCCGCAACCGGTCAAGGCAGCCGACAGCACGAAGAGAGAACCAAACAGGACCAGCATCGATTTTTTTACGGTTTTACTGCGCTTAAGCATGTTTTACCCCCATATCATTTCATTGTATTATAACGGCGCCATTTAACCTTTTACCGCGCCGATCATAATCCCTTTCACAAAGAACCGCTGGAAGATCGGATAGATCAGCAAAATTGGCGCGACAACGATAATGGTCACCGTCATCCGTATGGATGTCGTGGTCTGCTTCGTTGCCAGACTTTGAATCGCTGTCGATCCGGCATTCTGAAGATTCACCAGGGTGGAGATCGAGCTTGCCTGATTAATATAGTTGTAAAGGATGAACTGCAGACTGTACAGTTTGTTGTCCGTCACCAGCAGCAGCGTATCCTGAAAGGAATTCCACTGCTCTACCGCCGCAAATATGGCCACTGTAGCCAATATGGGCTTGCAGATGGGAAGCATGATTTTGAAAAAGAGCGTCAAGGTCCCGGCTCCGTCGATACTGGCCGCCTGCTGCAATTCCTTCGGCGTCGATTCCACAAACGTCTTCACAAGAATGATGTAAAACGGCATGACAACGGCCGGCAAAATATACGCTAAAAAATTGTTGGTCAAATGCAGCGATCTCATCGTTAAATACCAAGGAATGACCCCCGCATTGAAAAACATGGTGATCACCGTATATCGATACCAGAATTTCCTCCCCCACAGGTCCATTTGAGTGAACATGAAGCCCAGGAACGCCGAGGTTCCTACCGTCAGGCTGGCTCCGATCACCGTTCTCCCCACCGACACAACGGCTGCATTCCACAATCCCGGTATTTTGAACACATCGATATAGTTATGGAATTGAATATGCTTCGGGTATAAGAATACCTCGCCATTCGCGCTAATATCGTTCGCGCTGATGGTATTAATGATGATCGAATAAAACGGATAAATACAAATCAATGAATACAAGGAAAACAGGACGTAGATCACCAGCGTAACGGCTTTGTCGGCAGGGCTGGTATGCGCTTTAATTTTACTGGAGTAATTACCGTCATGAATCTTTTCATCGGTCGCTATTCCTGCTGTATTTTCACTCATACGATGCTCTCTCCCCTAAGTAGTTTGGACATTCCGTTTACCGAAAAGAGAAGCACAACGCTGATCAAGCTCTTTAACATACTGATCGCGACGGACACGGAATAGCTCCCGCCCCCCATTGCCAAATTATAGACATATAAATCCAGCACCTGGATGGAATCCTTGTTGAAGGCATTTTGAAAGACGAAATATTGCTCCAGTCCATTATTCAGGAAGCTCGCAACCTGCAGCATCGTCAATACAAAATAGGTCGGAATCATACTGGGTATCACCACATACCAAATGACCTGCATCCTTGTCGCGCCGTCTACATAAGCCGCTTCATACAACGAATCGTCGATGCTCATAATCGCCGCAATATACAAAATCGCGGACCAGCCTAACGTTTTCCAAGTCAGCCACATCCACATCATAATCCAAACATGGTCCGCGTTTTGAAGGAGCAACAACGGTGAATGGATAAGGCCGATCTGCTTGAGCAGACCGTTTACGATGCCTTCGCTCGAAAACATCGAAAAGGCCAGCGAATAAACGAGCACCCAGCTGATAAAATTCGGAAGCGTGGTTACGGTCTGGATAAATTTCCGGAAACGTACGGCTTTGATCTCCGTCAGGAATATGGCAAACATCATCGGCAGCCAGGAAAATAAAAGACTTAAACCGCTCATCCCAAACGTATTTTTGAGGACCTGAAGCGTTTGATCGATCTTCACCTTATTTTCAACTAGGGAATGAAACCATTTCAGGCCGACAAACGGCGATTGGGACAGCGGGATCGGCGGCGTATAATCAAAGAACGCATACACCCACCCATAAAGCGGATAGTAGGCAAATACACCTAGCAAAATCATAAACGGAAGGATATACAGAAATTTCGTTATTTCCGTCGTTTTCACGCTGATCTTTCGTGCTTGCACCAATCCACACTCCCTTTTTCCTATCCAACCTTTACTTTTTTGGATCATGATTGTTTTTTATAGCGAACGAAGGCATGCCGAAAATACCTGTTGTAGTTGAGTACTACCCACAGGATCATCGATGATGAGCGGGAAACCGTTCAATTGACAACGTTTCCAAATGGTTTAATTGATATAATCATAAGGCATTCCATTACCTAGAACAATGAACTATCCTCACCGATTATTGATCTATTCTCATATCAATTTTTTGACTGATTTTACAAGTATTTTAGAATAAGGATCTCGCATACTCGATATCTTCCTTAATGTATTTATTCACGTTATGTTCATCACTATATTCGGCTGTCAAACATACGACTCCTTGGTAATCCCTGCTCTTCAAATAGCCGGCAATTCGGCGCCAGGAAGCGTAACCTTGTCGTCCAGTGGTAAAATACGGTTCCCACCTGGCTTCTTCGGACTCCGGACCGTTCGTTCTCCGCTGATAAGCATTTTTAAAGTTTACCATGGCGAGATGAGACCAAACCGCACTGAGGCCAATTTCGGGCTCTTCACCTTCCAAAGCATTATGCGCCGCATCCCAAATCGCGGTTACGTGTTTGGGATCGTATTTTTCGAGCAGATATAACAAACCGGAGGAATTGCTTATGAATCTGCCATTATGATTTTGCACGCCGATTGTAATGCCGTATTTTTCGCACCATGCGATCTTTTCATCAAACTCCTGCTGAGCTCTGCGAACCGCGGGAATGAATCCGTCATCCTTAACGGCGATCATCGTTCGGATGATCGGAATGCCCGCTTCCGCGCATGCCGCGAATACGCGCTCATCCAGTGAGCTGGCAACGCTGAATATTTTGAGTCCATAATCGTTCAGCTGCTTTACGAGCACCGGCAGTTCTTTGTCCGCATGCTTCGGTTCGACCTGATATCCCGGCCGAAGCGGAAACTCAATGCCGTCGAATCCCGATTTTTTTACGAATTTCGCCAATTCGGAGGTAGAGGTATCTTTCCACGGTTTTGTAAATACGGAAAATTGAACACCGCTCATATGAATGTCATCCTTTCGGGTTTTAATTAAAGAATCGAGATTAGTCTTCCAGCGCCTTTAGCCGGCACTTATCTGCCGGCTAATACAGCTTGCGCCAATATTTTTTCGGCAACTTCCATTGTTTTCAGGGCTTCGCCGAAATGGGAAGACGGCTGCGTGCCCTTTTTAATGGCGTCGATGAATTCACGGTTTTTGGAGCGAAAGCCGGCATAAGCATAAAGCTCATCGCTTTGCGCAAGGATGCGGGCGTCGTATTCCGTTCCTTTTGTATCTCCGTCCGCATACAAATACCCTTTTCCTTCCAGCTCGGCTTCCGCACATATATGAGGGGCGTGCATTTCCACCGCAAAGATTCTTCTGCCGCTGGACCAGCTGTTCATGAGATAACCGGACGAACCGTTGTCAAAATGCAAAGCGGCCGAAATGAAATTGATATTTGGAACCAGGACCCGCTTGGTCATACTTTCGATGCCAATCACTTCTCCGGAATTCATCCAACGGATCGTATCGATCGAATGAACAGTGTCATCCATCATGTGATCCACCGCATCAAGGCGGGGAGCGATATTGGATTTGTAAAACCTGCAAACTGAATGGACGATCGGCCCGCGTTTCAGGCACTCGTTTCGAAGGAAATCAATCATCGGTGAGGAACGGCGCTGGAAGCTTACCTGAGTCGTATTTCCATTCTTCTCCGCCATGTAAGCCAGTGAGCGCGCCTGATGGATCGTAATTCCGAACGGTTTCTCGATGTATAAGTTCTGCCCTTGTTCCAGGCACCACATCCAGACGTCATACATCAGATGCGGCTGCCCGATGGCATATACCGCATCCGGCGCAACTTCGTCAATCATTTTCTTGTAATCGTTATAGCGCTTGGATATGCCGTACTTTTCGGCGGTCGTACGGAGAGCTTGCTCGTTATAGTCGCAAATGGCCGCAATCTCCACATCATCAAAAGACGCAAGTGACGGATAATGCACCATATTGGCCATTTTTCCGGCGCCTACGAACGCGATTCTTATTTTACCGGAAGTTGTGTTTTTCATCGGTTCACCTCCAAAAATTGGAGTGAAGGAACAACGGGGGCTTTACCCCCGCGCCTTCTTCACCTTAAAATAAATCTGATAGGGTTCGTACCCGATATCCCGGATTCGCTTGAATTGGATGGCCGGGTCCTGGTCGACCGTCTTAAAGAAATAGCGCCAGCTCCCCCATTCCCGTTCATTCTCCATCTCCATCTCGGAAGCAATGTCTTCATTTTCCGCATATAGGATTCTTTCCGTCTCGCAAACGCCTGCCAGCACCTCGGGACCGTAACGGAAAGCGCCCGTGTTCTCATCGTCCGGAAGCGGAATAAAGCGGATTCCGATCGGAAGAATGATGCTGATCTTGTCGCCATCTTTCCATGTGCGGCGAATTTGATAAAATTGGCTGCTGTCCGCGGTTTTTCCATGAAACCCATCATTCACATAGATGACGGCCTCCGACTGGATCCAATCGGGAATCCGGCAGTTGACCGCGAACTCTTTCGGCCGGGACGTGCGTACCGCCAAATCATACTTTCGGTACGAAGGGAGATTTTCATGAAGGGCGGTGATCTCGTTAATTTCCTGATATCCCGTCGTGTTCGAGGAGGTCAGCATATTTCCGTTCATGTGATCCTGCGTTTGAAGGAGCCGGACCTCAGCGCCGTCGATCTCCGTCTTCAACTCGGAATCGAAATATTGGCATATGTAGATATCATTTTGATCTTTGTAATAGATGCCTCTGTTCCAGGCGGCGTTCGCCTGTACCATTGTGCCGTGACAGCAGAAGAAGCTATCCGTCTCCGTACTCCAGTCCTTGCGCAATCCGGCCTTCATGGGAAGGAAATACGTTAACAGCCCCGTGCTGGGATGGTTATGCTTATTACCGGTTAAACCGTATTCTTGATAATAGGCCTGCGCCATGATGCCGTTATACAGATTGTATTCGATATATTGCGCATAGGCAGCGTCGCCTGCATGTCTGAATAGGAACTCCGCCAGACGGACCATATTATACACCGTGCAGTGCTCCTGGTTTTTGTCCCCCAAGCGGGCCTTCATCTTCATCTTCGGCATCCAGACTTCACCGGCTGTCTGGCCGCCCGTCGCGAGTGTTCCTCTTTCCGTAACCGCGCAATTCCAATAGGCTTTGACGATATCCAGCCATCGCTTGTCGCCGGTTACTTCATAGGCCCTGGCGCAGCCAAGCACTTCCGGAATCGTCGTGTTCGCATGCATGTTCGTAAGCGGGTCTTTACCTTCCAGCAAAGGCCGAAAGAGCCTGCTCCGATAATAACGCTCAAGCAGCGTCCTGTATTTTTCCTTGCCGGTTATTTCCAGGAGATCCGCCCAAACTTCAAGCATCCCGCCCGTCTCCACGTCGAGAATATCATCGAATTTATCCCGGGAAAATGTGCCGCTCCATGCTTCGAACCAGTCCGCAAAATC
This genomic window from Paenibacillus humicola contains:
- a CDS encoding carbohydrate ABC transporter permease — encoded protein: MSENTAGIATDEKIHDGNYSSKIKAHTSPADKAVTLVIYVLFSLYSLICIYPFYSIIINTISANDISANGEVFLYPKHIQFHNYIDVFKIPGLWNAAVVSVGRTVIGASLTVGTSAFLGFMFTQMDLWGRKFWYRYTVITMFFNAGVIPWYLTMRSLHLTNNFLAYILPAVVMPFYIILVKTFVESTPKELQQAASIDGAGTLTLFFKIMLPICKPILATVAIFAAVEQWNSFQDTLLLVTDNKLYSLQFILYNYINQASSISTLVNLQNAGSTAIQSLATKQTTTSIRMTVTIIVVAPILLIYPIFQRFFVKGIMIGAVKG
- a CDS encoding ABC transporter permease subunit, which codes for MQARKISVKTTEITKFLYILPFMILLGVFAYYPLYGWVYAFFDYTPPIPLSQSPFVGLKWFHSLVENKVKIDQTLQVLKNTFGMSGLSLLFSWLPMMFAIFLTEIKAVRFRKFIQTVTTLPNFISWVLVYSLAFSMFSSEGIVNGLLKQIGLIHSPLLLLQNADHVWIMMWMWLTWKTLGWSAILYIAAIMSIDDSLYEAAYVDGATRMQVIWYVVIPSMIPTYFVLTMLQVASFLNNGLEQYFVFQNAFNKDSIQVLDLYVYNLAMGGGSYSVSVAISMLKSLISVVLLFSVNGMSKLLRGESIV
- a CDS encoding sugar phosphate isomerase/epimerase family protein, yielding MSGVQFSVFTKPWKDTSTSELAKFVKKSGFDGIEFPLRPGYQVEPKHADKELPVLVKQLNDYGLKIFSVASSLDERVFAACAEAGIPIIRTMIAVKDDGFIPAVRRAQQEFDEKIAWCEKYGITIGVQNHNGRFISNSSGLLYLLEKYDPKHVTAIWDAAHNALEGEEPEIGLSAVWSHLAMVNFKNAYQRRTNGPESEEARWEPYFTTGRQGYASWRRIAGYLKSRDYQGVVCLTAEYSDEHNVNKYIKEDIEYARSLF
- a CDS encoding Gfo/Idh/MocA family protein, producing the protein MKNTTSGKIRIAFVGAGKMANMVHYPSLASFDDVEIAAICDYNEQALRTTAEKYGISKRYNDYKKMIDEVAPDAVYAIGQPHLMYDVWMWCLEQGQNLYIEKPFGITIHQARSLAYMAEKNGNTTQVSFQRRSSPMIDFLRNECLKRGPIVHSVCRFYKSNIAPRLDAVDHMMDDTVHSIDTIRWMNSGEVIGIESMTKRVLVPNINFISAALHFDNGSSGYLMNSWSSGRRIFAVEMHAPHICAEAELEGKGYLYADGDTKGTEYDARILAQSDELYAYAGFRSKNREFIDAIKKGTQPSSHFGEALKTMEVAEKILAQAVLAGR
- a CDS encoding beta-L-arabinofuranosidase domain-containing protein codes for the protein MEELKGESVNIRDRELRRREEANRTYLMKLNSDHLLFNYKLEAGRYSGRDIPHGAHGGWESPVCQLRGHFLGHWLSAAAIRFHETGDMELKVKSDLIIHELAECQKDNGGQWAGPIPEKYLHWISNGKGIWAPQYNLHKLFMGLVDSYQYAGNEQALKIADDFADWFEAWSGTFSRDKFDDILDVETGGMLEVWADLLEITGKEKYRTLLERYYRSRLFRPLLEGKDPLTNMHANTTIPEVLGCARAYEVTGDKRWLDIVKAYWNCAVTERGTLATGGQTAGEVWMPKMKMKARLGDKNQEHCTVYNMVRLAEFLFRHAGDAAYAQYIEYNLYNGIMAQAYYQEYGLTGNKHNHPSTGLLTYFLPMKAGLRKDWSTETDSFFCCHGTMVQANAAWNRGIYYKDQNDIYICQYFDSELKTEIDGAEVRLLQTQDHMNGNMLTSSNTTGYQEINEITALHENLPSYRKYDLAVRTSRPKEFAVNCRIPDWIQSEAVIYVNDGFHGKTADSSQFYQIRRTWKDGDKISIILPIGIRFIPLPDDENTGAFRYGPEVLAGVCETERILYAENEDIASEMEMENEREWGSWRYFFKTVDQDPAIQFKRIRDIGYEPYQIYFKVKKARG